A stretch of Primulina tabacum isolate GXHZ01 chromosome 13, ASM2559414v2, whole genome shotgun sequence DNA encodes these proteins:
- the LOC142521793 gene encoding uncharacterized protein LOC142521793: MVKMEELIEQLEENPVKEKINEAVGDGEAPDMSVMEYTSRFNDLGTYVPTIMSDETLKMHRFKKGLNSRIQSALAVFKPNSFADLMGAAMSAETDIKRREEENKNKRPMTSQFTQNGPKFRKSNYSSRPPRGNFNSTGNREGKCCYTCKQYHTGECYRKIGACFKCGQVGHRIKDCPDNKDKGAGPNKKNENKTNARVYTITQEEADDTNEVVAGTILLNEMPAYTLFDCGATHSFVSKRFA, translated from the exons ATGGTCAAAATGGAAGAACTCATAGAACAACTGGAAGAGAACCCTGTGAAGGAAAAAATTAACGAGGCAGTAGGAGACGGAGAA GCTCCGGACATGTCAGTAATGGAATACACTTCCCGATTCAACGATCTGGGAACCTACGTCCCAACAATCATGTCGGATGAAACGTTAAAAATGCATCGTTTCAAGAAGGGACTCAACAGTCGAATTCAGTCAGCATTGGCAGTGTTCAAGCCAAACAGCTTTGCAGATTTGATGGGCGCGGCAATGAGCGCAGAAACTGATATCAAGCGTCGTgaggaagaaaacaagaacaaaagaccgATGACCAGTCAATTTACTCAGAATGGTCCCAAGTTTAGGAAATCAAATTATTCGAGTAGGCCTCCAAGAGGAAATTTTAACAGTACTGGCAATAGGGAAGGGAAGTGCTGCTACACCTGTAAACAGTATCATACCGGAGAATGCTATCGGAAGATAGGTGCGTGTTTCAAGTGTGGACAAGTGGGTCATAGGATAAAAGATTGTCCAGACAACAAGGACAAAGGGGCGGGACCcaacaagaaaaatgaaaacaagaccAATGCACGGGTATATACAATCacccaagaggaagctgatGATACCAATGAAGTGGTGGCAGGTACTATCTTACTCAATGAAATGCCTGCTTATaccttatttgattgtggtgctacacacTCATTCGTGTCTAAAAGATTTGCTTAG